Below is a genomic region from Candidatus Protochlamydia phocaeensis.
CCGGCTTTTTATCATCTCTGTCTGGCGCGCAAAGAATTTTATCTCAGTATTGCCAATCTCATTTTCTTATCCTTCCATGATTCGCATGCGAACTTAATCCCTCATCTTCAACATTTATTTCAATTAATGTCAGCAAGCGACCTGCTGGACTTTACCACTCAATTGGCAAGCCATAGGAACTGGCGTTTTAAACCATCTTTACTCACTGTCATCCCTTCCTTTTTATCAGAAGAGTCCCGCCAACTCTTTTATGAGCAGCTTGTTCAAGAGCCTGATGCTGCTGCCTACTTTATAGAAGCCATTCATGAAAAATATCCGCAGGAAGCAGCGAAGGTTTTACACCTTTTCTTGCTAAAAGCGGCGCTTTTCCCTTCAGCAGAAAATACCTTTGGACAGTTAGTACAGGACTTATCTGTAGAGCAAAGAGCGGTGATCGCCCATTTCCTTTTTCCCCTATTAAATGCACAAAGCTGGAGCAGGTTAATCAATCTTTGCCAGTCTTTCCAACCCTCTTTTTCATTTCTAGAAAAAGTATTGAGCCTTGTCCAAGAGCCATCCGCCCTTTCGCTTATACTGATCCCTGAAGCGCTTGCCGATAAATGGTTTTGCTTTGGCATTCTTAGAATAATCTTATCCCACCCCTCTCCTGTTATTAGAGAATCGGCTTGTCTAATTTATTTACAAAGCCCTCTGTGCCAGGTGCATGGTTTCATGGCTTTTTTTGAAGAGATGCACTTGCGCTCACTCAAAGACCCTGTTATCGATGCACCTGTTATCGATCAATTGATCCCGCATTTAAATCCCCTACAATTGCTTCTTCTAAAATCCATGTATTTTAATCGGAATCAAACGCTCCCTACCAGCCTTCAAATGGGCTTGGAAAAGACTTCTTTGTCCATGAAAGATTATTTAGCTTTGGCCGCCGGGCAGAAAAACTTGCCTAATGAAGATTTATCAACTTTAAAACCAATGCTCTACAATTGGATAGAAAGCCATTTAAGGGATAAAAATTGGGATGACTTAATAAAAAGCTTAGAAACGCAAGAATTGGCTCTCCTACTGGATATCATGCCTAAACATGCCCGTTTTGCCATTCCTGCCTTGATTTGGAGACAATGCACATCTCTGGAAAATGTGGAATTGCCGCAGGTCCGAGAAGGCTTAAGGCTTTTTTTAGAAAACGCCTCGGACCAAGCCATTCAGCAAATCCATTCTTACTTTTCCGACGCATTCAGATTCCAATCTCGTTGGTATCCCCTGCTTACGCCTAGACAGAGGATGCTCACGTTGTCTTACTGGCTGAATAAAGATGCAGAGGAGTTTTCAACCGGTATAGATGCAATTCTTAGGCACTACCCTGAAAATCAAGTGATCTTGTTAGAGATTGTTTGCTTTTGCGAATCTCAATTTGAAGAAGTGAAGCAACAATTTTATCCTCGAATAGCGGAGCTTTTTTATCTTCCTCCTTTAATTGAAAGTGCTTATGAAAATCATTCTCAAGAGGCCCAAGCATTTGTAAAAAACCTTTTCAAATACGTAACCGATCTACAGGCCTCTTCTTTGGAGAAAATATCCTTACTGCAAGAGAATGAAACCGAAGAATTATTAGAATCCTGCCAAAATCATCCAAAGCTTGCTTGCAAATTGATTTTTACTACCAATTGGCAAACAAGGGCTAGATTGCAAGAACATTTAGAGCGCTGTTTAAAAAAGGCTGCCTCTTCTTGTTTAGCAGAAAGTGAATTCAGCCTAGCGGTAAAAACTGGATTACTTACGAGACAGGCGCATGCAAATCCCTATATTTTCATTGAAGCCTTGGGCACAATGAACATTGATTCAAAAAGCCATCCCCTTTTAAAAGTTGTCTTTAGGCAAATCGTTTCTTACTTTGATGATAAGAAATTAGACATTGCCTTTTCGCCTTTTGAAGCAGCCAATTTGCATCTTTTATTGCAAACGCTAACTGAGCGTTATCATTCAGATTGCTTATCAAGAATTCTAGAAAGCCTTCCAGCGAATCAGATGGCTCATTTTCTATGTTGCATGCCTTTCTCTGCTATGCAAAACCAAAGCCGGGCGATACGCTTTTGGCCGTCTTCTCAAGTGATCAAATTATTCTCTCATTTAAGGCCAGATTTGCAAGGATTATTATTTAAGCATATGACCATCCTAGGAAATTGCAATATGGATTTCCTTGGCCAAATTGTTTCCCTTTATAAGGGTGCAGAAGCCCCTCTTCTAAAAGTTTTCTTGGATCAAACAGATAATAGTTCTGATATTCAACGCCTGATCCCTATCCTTTATTTCAGCGATTTTTTTCAGCTGCGTCTATTAAAAGATAATTTTAAAAAAGCCCTTAAGGAATTGCCTTCACCTTTAGCCTGTGCCAATGGATCTCCAAAAGCCATCTTAGATGCAGATTTAAGCCTTCCGTCCTCTCCTTTGAAGGAAGATCCGGCTAATATCATTCGAAAGCTTGATCAATTAGACCGTTTCTCAGGCCATCCTGTTGTAAACTTTGCACATATTGAATCTTTGGTCGCTTCCATAAAACAAGGGCCTGTAGAGCAAGCTAAATGGGCGATTGCGTCTTTTTCTCCCTATCAATTAGTGGTTGCTTGGCACTTTATGGATAAGCATTTAAAAGCCTATGCCAGTGAAATACATAGAGAAGAGACTCTGGCGCTCTGCCATCAATTTCCGGTAGAGAGATTGCTCCTCGCTCAAATAGAGCCTGTTGATTATCCCGCTTTTGCAGAGTCTTTAACAACAGAACAAAGACAAAGCCTCTTTGGAATACAGGATCTTAGCTTAGAGTCAATTAAAAGTAATAAAGACAAAATCACTCCTGCAGGCATATGCGTGGCTTTCTGCTTATCTAAAGAAAAGGATGCCTGGAAACCAGTTTTGATAAATTTAAGCACAGCCCAGCTTCTAGCCCTTTATGAGTTTTTAAACGCGGAACAAAAAGAAAGCCTCATTCCCCATTTAACTTCAGAAAAATTGCTTGCTCTTTTGAATCTGTCTTCTGTTCGCTCGGCAGATGATCTGCCCTTTTTGACTCAAACATTGTTAAAACAATTATTCGGCAAAAAACAAGGGTCTTTTCCCGCAAAAAATTTATTATGGTCTAATGAAACGGAATTAACCGGTCAACTTTTACGCCTGTCTTACCATTTAAATAGCTATCAAGAACCTACTTTAAGAGGAATGCAAGCCAAGGATAAAGATGAATTGAAACTGAACCTTGAACAAAACATAAATAAAATAAGCGTGCTTCCTCATACGCATTCTTTCCTCCACCCTCTTTTGAATAAATCTGCACAAGAATGGAATTGGCAAGAGAGCTTAATTGCCAAATTGGGCTTCGAAATTTTGGTGAACATGGAAAAGAAAGGCAAGCCAAGCCCTTCAGAGGTAAAATCCTCCGAAATAACCCCCTCAGGGCTAGATTTCTCGGAAATGATGGCTTATGCCCATCTAAATCAAATTCATCAAAAACTGCAGCTAGGCTTAAATGCGCTTAAAGAGGTAAAAGAATTCGCACCTTTTGCTTTGGCATTAAAAGAATTGATTGGAAATTTGCATCAAATATTAGAAGACAATCATTTGATGGAACAGGCACATGAAGAAGTGAATTATTTGCCTCAGCTCAATCAAGATATTTATGCCTACTATGCGCATGAATAAGGGTTATTTTTAGTCTTTTCCCGACTGTAGGGATCGGCAGAAATCTCCCATCTGCCGGTCCATTAGCCAAAATAGAAAAGTATAAACTAACCTCATCTTATTGATAACTAACCTTTTAATATGATCACTAAATCCGTCGGTAAAGATAAACCTAATGAAGAAGAGGGAAATGCCTATCTTTTATACCGAAATGAGTTCAAAAATTGAAATTTCGACTAGCATGAAATAGTCTTTTATTGATTATAATCAAAATTGTAAGGTTATTTTTCTCAAACAATTAATTTTAGGTAACTTTATGCTCAAAAGTTATCAGCAGCTTTGCACGGAATTTTATGATTTGACCAAACCACGGGCGTGTGAGGGCGAGGTCAATTTTTATGCCAATTTGATAGACAATGCAGATGGCCCTATCTTAGAAGCCATGTGCGGATCCGGGCGACTGCTCATTCCCCTTCTCGAAAAAGGCTATCAGATTGAAGGCGTCGACCTTTCCTCCTCCATGCTTCAGCAATGCGCCAAGCGCTGTCGGCAGGCACATCTTCCCGTCCAGCTCTATCATCAATCCATGCAATCGCTTTCTCTTCCCCATCCCTATGCCTTGATTTATATTCCCGTCGGCTCTTTTCAACTGTTCCCCGATCGCTTAGAAGCTTTGCATATCTTGCAAATCCTTTACCGTCATCTTATTCCTGGCGGTCTATTGATTTTAGATATCTCCGTTCCTTGGGACTCTTTGCACGCCTGCATTGAAGGAGATCAGCTAGTCGATTCGCCCAAACCAGTGGTGCTTGAGCGTCGGATCAATGACGCGGAAGGGCACCTCTATCATTTGCATTCACATCTCACTATTTATCCTAAAGAACAGCTAGAAGTCTATTTTAATCGCTATGAAAAATGGAAAGGAGACCAATTGCTGGCCACCGAAGAAGAGGAATTATTTATTCGCTGGTATTATCGCTATGAAATGGAATTGCTTTTGGAAAAAGCAGGCTTTTCCTCTATTAAGCTTAGCGAAGTGTCTTTTAGCCACAGTCCACAAGCCCAGCTTTATCAAGCCAAAAAATAAATGATTTTTTGAATTTATTTTAAGGCAGATTGGGCAAAAGGAGTCAGCCCTTGCGGATTAAGCGTAGAAAGCGGATACCAATCAAAACTATCTTCTGGCTTGGCATCAAGAAGCGAATACCACTCTTTGACGATATAAAGAAGGCCTAAATGGTGAAAATCGAATTGTTCAGCGCGGATAAAATAAGAGACATTTTGCAAAAGTTGCATAGAGACAAAGCCCATGGCAACTTCTTCTCGCATCTCTCTTCTTAAAGCCTCTTCGATGGTCTCTCCAAACTCAATTTTCCCTCCAGGTAAATCCAACTTACCTTGATAAGGACCGGATCGCTTAGGAGTTAAGAGGATAGATTGCTTGTCAATCAGCACACCATAAACGCCTATCCGCGTCACTTTGTTAACCATTTTATTCTTTACTTCATTCCTTGCAGATTAAATGGCCAAGCCAAGCCTTCTCTAGTAACCGGACGCAGAACAAACAAGCCGTTTTCCACAGACACTTCCATGGCAAAGGGAAATTGATCGGCTTGGCAAGCTGCTTCTAAATCATGGACAGGAAAATGGGGATAAAAACCACTAGAAAACGCCGCTCCTATCGGAGAAAGCCTGACCCGCTCCAAATAGGGTTCAACGCTCTCCTCTCCTTCCTCTAAAAGCTTGGCCTCCAAATAATCAGCCAAAGCCAGATCCTCAAAACCACCTCTTGTTGTTCCGGTAATCACAAAGCTGACCGAATGCGATTCTAAAAAACGGATGCGCTCTAAAGTCGCTTTTGCCACCACAAAGCTGGAAACTAATATTTTAGACGCCCGATGCGACTTCACAACGCCTTGAGTCCCCGAAGATGTTCTAAAAATCAGCGTCTTCCCATGCAAAGAAGCATTTGCCATTTCGATCGGCGAATTTCCAAAATGGAAACCGTCGATGGGAATTCCCTGCTGCTCTCCAGCCAATAAGGCGTCCGGAAATTGCCTCTGAAGGCGGAAGGCCTCCTCTACCTCGCCAACTAAAACCATCTTTTCCGCTCCCGCAGCAAAGGCATAAGCAGCTGTTGTAAAAGCCCGTACAACATCGATGACAATGACAAGTCCTGTCAACTCTCCACAGGCAGACAAGCGAATTTTTTGAATGTCTAAGCTTTTTTTAATTTTTAATAGACTCATCAGCCGCCCTCCTTTTTGCTAATCCCTTATAGCAATCGAAATGTTCATTTCAGGATCAACCATGCTATTATACTTGCTGCCATAAATTTCAAAATCGCCTGTATATGTGCGCTTTAATGCCGTTTGCCAAATAGTTTTCCATGTTTCTATGATCGCTTTAGGAAAGGCTCCTTTGGCAGTGAAAACCGCATAAGTCGAAGCAGGGACCGTTTTACCGACCATTCCTTGCGGAATTTTCTCTAAAGAACTGACTTCGCAACCAATAACTAACGAATAAGGCTTCGTATGATCGCTTTCATAATCGCAATAAAGCGCCATGACGTCTTCTGATAATCGATCAGGAATGCGGCTTAATACGCCCTCTTTATAGAAACGCTCCCAGTGCTGCGCAATGACAAGCGGATTGGCATTGGATGCCCGACATTCAATGCCAATCATGTGCTTAGCCGGAACTTTGACTTTCTGGTACTTCATTTTCTCACCCCAAAATAAAGATATGATGAACCTATCCCACTATTCTATTCATTGAGATTTTTAGGTAATTTTTGAGGACAATCTTAAATTAAGATGACTGAAAAAGAAATCAAAAAGATCAAAGGATAGAATGGCGTGACAGCCTCCCTTTTCCTTATATAAAATAGCCAGATTAACCCATCCTATATAATTAAAAATATAATTAATATTATTATTTACTTCTATTTTATTTAAAAATAATTAAAATAAATCGTTTTTTAAAACAAATAGGTACTTGCATGCATACAACTTTTGATTTTCTTATAGGAACGAATCCTGCTTATCCTTCTCAACCGACGACACAGACAACGGGGCAAGCTCAGTCTAATCAAGCTCTAATTAACTCGGCCCAGCTTCAGAATGCTGCGACGATTGCTCAGTGGATGCAAGCGTCTGCTCCGCTATTTTATCTAACAAGAGTCCCTTTAGCAGACCCAAATTTTAACACTCATCCTTACACAGGCCCAAGCTTCTCTTCCGTAGCGACGACTCCACTTCCTGCTATTCCAGAAGGTGAAGAGAGCGAAGAATGCGAGGAAGGAGATAAGGCTGAGCCTCAAGAACAATTGGTTTCTAATATAGCAGATCTATTACCCTCTTTAAATCCAAACGACTCTTCTTATCATTTATCTTGCTCTTCTATTCAGCTGCTTCCAAAATAAGCATTTGATTGTCTTGCTAGTAGGGCGGCTTATTGAATAAGCTGCCTGCTTGAGAGCTATTCTAAAAGGTTTCCCAATCAGACCCAGCAAATATTGCTTTACTTTTAGCTCTTGCCATAGAGAATTCCGCATT
It encodes:
- a CDS encoding class I SAM-dependent methyltransferase, whose amino-acid sequence is MLKSYQQLCTEFYDLTKPRACEGEVNFYANLIDNADGPILEAMCGSGRLLIPLLEKGYQIEGVDLSSSMLQQCAKRCRQAHLPVQLYHQSMQSLSLPHPYALIYIPVGSFQLFPDRLEALHILQILYRHLIPGGLLILDISVPWDSLHACIEGDQLVDSPKPVVLERRINDAEGHLYHLHSHLTIYPKEQLEVYFNRYEKWKGDQLLATEEEELFIRWYYRYEMELLLEKAGFSSIKLSEVSFSHSPQAQLYQAKK
- a CDS encoding NUDIX domain-containing protein, whose translation is MVNKVTRIGVYGVLIDKQSILLTPKRSGPYQGKLDLPGGKIEFGETIEEALRREMREEVAMGFVSMQLLQNVSYFIRAEQFDFHHLGLLYIVKEWYSLLDAKPEDSFDWYPLSTLNPQGLTPFAQSALK
- a CDS encoding 2-phosphosulfolactate phosphatase, with translation MSLLKIKKSLDIQKIRLSACGELTGLVIVIDVVRAFTTAAYAFAAGAEKMVLVGEVEEAFRLQRQFPDALLAGEQQGIPIDGFHFGNSPIEMANASLHGKTLIFRTSSGTQGVVKSHRASKILVSSFVVAKATLERIRFLESHSVSFVITGTTRGGFEDLALADYLEAKLLEEGEESVEPYLERVRLSPIGAAFSSGFYPHFPVHDLEAACQADQFPFAMEVSVENGLFVLRPVTREGLAWPFNLQGMK
- a CDS encoding GyrI-like domain-containing protein, producing the protein MKYQKVKVPAKHMIGIECRASNANPLVIAQHWERFYKEGVLSRIPDRLSEDVMALYCDYESDHTKPYSLVIGCEVSSLEKIPQGMVGKTVPASTYAVFTAKGAFPKAIIETWKTIWQTALKRTYTGDFEIYGSKYNSMVDPEMNISIAIRD